From Woronichinia naegeliana WA131, the proteins below share one genomic window:
- the psbU gene encoding photosystem II complex extrinsic protein PsbU, producing the protein MGQAPAQAFNLPTSATVLADVRVNAVDAKLSTEFGKKIDLNNSDIRDFRNLRGFYPNLASKIIKNAPYEKVDEVLDLPGLSEKQKSRLQANLDKFTVTATSSELTEGDDRINPNVY; encoded by the coding sequence CTGGGCCAAGCCCCAGCCCAGGCTTTTAATTTACCGACTTCTGCAACAGTATTAGCGGATGTGCGCGTTAATGCGGTAGATGCGAAATTATCCACCGAATTTGGCAAGAAAATTGATTTAAATAACAGTGATATTCGGGATTTTCGTAATTTACGCGGTTTTTACCCCAATTTGGCCAGCAAAATCATCAAAAATGCTCCCTATGAAAAGGTAGATGAGGTTTTAGATCTTCCTGGTTTAAGTGAAAAGCAAAAGTCTCGTTTACAGGCTAATTTAGATAAATTTACTGTGACAGCAACTTCTTCAGAATTAACAGAAGGGGATGATCGTATTAATCCTAATGTTTACTAA
- a CDS encoding 2-phospho-L-lactate guanylyltransferase — translation MKETIIIEVSQEEDGGFVAEGLTEDIFTQGDTWEELKVNVLEAVTGYYFDQPSVPNIKLHLVKNELLVTQ, via the coding sequence ATGAAAGAAACTATTATTATTGAAGTCTCTCAAGAAGAAGATGGAGGCTTCGTTGCCGAAGGATTAACGGAGGATATTTTTACCCAGGGAGATACCTGGGAAGAATTAAAAGTCAATGTATTAGAAGCAGTTACAGGCTACTATTTTGATCAGCCATCAGTTCCCAATATCAAATTACACCTTGTAAAAAATGAACTATTAGTCACTCAATGA
- a CDS encoding type II toxin-antitoxin system HicA family toxin, whose amino-acid sequence MRQLGFEGPYSGSKHPQMRRDNLTIIIPNPHQGDISVGLLQRILRQAGVTRDEWFGE is encoded by the coding sequence TTGCGTCAATTAGGTTTTGAAGGGCCTTATTCTGGTAGTAAACATCCTCAAATGCGTCGTGATAACCTGACGATAATTATTCCTAATCCCCACCAGGGAGATATTAGTGTAGGACTATTACAGCGAATTTTACGTCAAGCAGGGGTGACAAGAGATGAGTGGTTTGGAGAATAA
- a CDS encoding HNH endonuclease — protein sequence MVIFNRYFNQQIMTKTPRIKIPDSVRDYVFQRDRYQCQSCGRQQGEVSLQVDHIISLAQGGSNDLSNLQTLCQACNRRKGSNHDSRFRRRFT from the coding sequence GTGGTTATATTTAACCGCTACTTTAATCAACAAATCATGACAAAAACGCCTCGTATTAAAATTCCAGACTCCGTTCGAGACTACGTTTTTCAACGCGATCGCTATCAATGTCAAAGCTGCGGTCGGCAACAGGGAGAAGTTAGCTTGCAAGTGGATCATATTATTTCGCTGGCCCAGGGTGGCAGTAATGATTTGAGTAACCTACAAACCCTCTGTCAAGCCTGTAATCGTCGTAAAGGTTCTAACCATGACTCCCGTTTTCGTCGCCGTTTTACCTAG
- a CDS encoding SIR2 family protein produces the protein MLSNPYGSVYKIHGCVSDIQNIIITEEDYERFDKRYELIRAQLLSLFIHNPIIFIGYSISDVNIKNILKTIFMCIEPNSKNAERIRKNFLLVEHQKDSISEEIREHDIDIEGFGTIRINKRKTDNYEIIYKSLSNLHLSVSAMDVRKVQDVFKEIKTGGEIKVSITDDLETLKNGEKVLAIGSINNKNMSSILHQK, from the coding sequence TTGTTAAGTAACCCTTATGGATCCGTCTATAAAATACATGGTTGTGTTTCAGACATTCAAAATATTATTATTACGGAAGAAGACTATGAACGCTTTGACAAAAGATATGAATTGATAAGAGCGCAACTTTTATCTCTATTTATTCATAATCCTATTATATTTATTGGATACAGTATTAGTGATGTAAATATAAAAAATATTCTAAAAACTATTTTTATGTGTATAGAACCTAACTCAAAAAATGCAGAGAGAATTAGAAAAAACTTTCTTCTAGTTGAGCATCAAAAAGACTCTATTTCCGAAGAAATCCGTGAACATGACATTGATATCGAAGGATTTGGAACAATAAGGATTAACAAAAGAAAAACAGATAACTACGAGATTATTTACAAGTCTTTGTCGAATTTACATCTATCTGTTTCTGCTATGGATGTTAGAAAGGTTCAAGATGTTTTTAAAGAAATTAAAACTGGTGGTGAAATAAAAGTGAGTATTACAGACGATTTAGAGACTCTTAAAAATGGCGAAAAGGTGCTTGCGATTGGCTCAATAAACAATAAAAATATGAGTTCAATACTGCATCAGAAATGA
- a CDS encoding type II toxin-antitoxin system HicB family antitoxin: MLASYIDKAMETAIYELIEDDNTYWGEIPELQGVWANQPTLDSCRQDLREALSDWLALRLSLGLSIPVIADINLNLYTQLLTTV, from the coding sequence ATGTTAGCCAGTTACATTGATAAAGCAATGGAAACCGCTATCTATGAACTCATTGAGGACGACAACACCTACTGGGGAGAAATTCCCGAATTACAAGGAGTTTGGGCTAATCAACCAACCTTAGATAGTTGTCGTCAGGACTTACGGGAAGCACTCAGTGATTGGCTGGCTTTACGCCTGAGTTTAGGATTAAGCATTCCCGTTATTGCAGATATTAATCTTAATCTTTATACCCAGCTATTGACAACTGTTTAA
- the ilvD gene encoding dihydroxy-acid dehydratase, which translates to MSENLRSRVVTQGTQRSPNRAMLRAVGFGDDDFTKPIVGVANGYSTITPCNMGINDLAKRAELGLKQAGAMPQMFGTITISDGISMGTEGMKYSLVSREVIADSIETACNGQSMDGVIAIGGCDKNMPGAMIAIARMNIPAIFVYGGTIKPGHYEGKDLTVVSSFEAVGQFSAGKISEETLYGIERNACPGAGSCGGMFTANTMSSAFEVMGMSLPYSSTMAAEDAEKADSTEESAKVLVEAIRKQILPSQILTRKAFENAIAVIMAIGGSTNAVLHLLAIAQTMGVELNLDDFETIRHKVPVLCDLKPSGKYVATNLHQAGGIPQVMKMLLVHGLLHGDALTISGQTVAEVLKDIPEEPLANQDVIRPWSNPVYQEGHLAVLKGNLAIEGSVAKISGVKNPQITGPARVFESEEDCLAAILANKIQAGDVIVVRYEGPKGGPGMREMLAPTSAIIGAGLGDSVGLITDGRFSGGTYGMVVGHVAPEAFVGGNIALIKEGDSITIDAAKRLLQLNISEGELAQRRANWQAPNPRYTKGILGKYAKLVSSSSLGAVTDLDLF; encoded by the coding sequence ATGTCAGAAAATTTGAGAAGTCGGGTCGTTACCCAGGGAACTCAACGTAGTCCCAACCGTGCCATGTTACGGGCTGTTGGTTTTGGCGATGATGATTTTACGAAGCCCATTGTCGGGGTTGCCAACGGTTACAGTACCATTACCCCCTGCAACATGGGTATTAACGATCTGGCAAAACGGGCTGAATTGGGTTTAAAGCAGGCGGGAGCCATGCCCCAAATGTTCGGGACAATCACCATTAGCGATGGCATTTCCATGGGAACAGAAGGGATGAAATATTCCCTGGTTTCCCGTGAAGTGATTGCCGACTCCATTGAAACCGCTTGCAATGGGCAAAGTATGGACGGTGTAATTGCGATCGGCGGTTGTGATAAAAATATGCCTGGGGCAATGATTGCGATCGCCCGTATGAATATCCCCGCCATTTTTGTCTATGGAGGCACGATTAAGCCAGGTCACTACGAAGGCAAAGATTTAACCGTTGTCAGTTCATTTGAAGCCGTCGGTCAATTTAGTGCAGGTAAAATTTCGGAAGAAACGCTCTACGGTATCGAGCGTAATGCCTGTCCTGGGGCGGGTTCCTGCGGGGGAATGTTTACCGCCAATACCATGTCTTCCGCCTTTGAAGTGATGGGGATGAGTTTACCCTATTCTTCCACTATGGCTGCCGAAGATGCCGAAAAAGCGGATAGTACGGAAGAGTCGGCAAAAGTGCTGGTAGAAGCGATTCGTAAACAAATTCTGCCCAGTCAAATCCTGACCCGTAAAGCCTTTGAAAATGCGATCGCTGTAATCATGGCGATCGGCGGTTCCACTAACGCTGTATTACATCTATTGGCGATCGCTCAAACGATGGGAGTTGAACTTAATCTGGACGATTTTGAAACCATTCGCCACAAAGTGCCTGTGTTGTGTGATTTGAAACCTTCGGGAAAATATGTCGCAACGAATTTGCATCAGGCGGGCGGTATTCCCCAGGTGATGAAAATGCTGTTAGTCCATGGCTTATTACACGGCGATGCACTCACCATTTCAGGTCAAACAGTGGCAGAGGTATTAAAAGATATTCCTGAAGAACCCCTAGCCAATCAAGATGTCATTCGTCCCTGGAGCAATCCTGTTTATCAAGAAGGTCACTTAGCAGTCCTTAAAGGTAATCTGGCGATCGAGGGTTCTGTTGCCAAAATTAGCGGTGTTAAAAATCCCCAAATCACTGGCCCTGCTAGGGTTTTTGAGTCGGAAGAAGATTGTTTAGCGGCAATTTTAGCGAACAAAATTCAAGCAGGTGATGTAATTGTTGTCCGTTATGAGGGCCCCAAAGGTGGGCCAGGGATGCGCGAAATGTTGGCTCCCACTTCTGCGATTATTGGTGCAGGTTTAGGGGATTCGGTTGGTCTGATTACCGATGGTCGTTTTTCGGGCGGAACCTATGGCATGGTGGTTGGTCACGTTGCCCCAGAAGCCTTTGTTGGTGGCAATATTGCCCTGATTAAGGAAGGGGATTCGATCACCATTGATGCAGCCAAACGGCTTTTGCAGTTGAATATTAGTGAGGGAGAATTAGCCCAACGTCGTGCCAATTGGCAAGCTCCTAACCCCCGTTATACAAAAGGGATTTTAGGCAAGTATGCAAAGTTAGTTTCTTCCAGTAGCTTGGGAGCCGTAACAGATTTAGATTTGTTCTAA
- a CDS encoding M20 family metallopeptidase produces the protein MLAEIKSLAETFLPRLVEIRRHLHAHPELSGLEHQTAIYTAGVLSSCGLHVQESVGKTGLLAELLGKGDDPRLLAIRTDMDALPIQEETKLDFASRYPGVMHACGHDIHTTLGLGTAMVLSRLNEPLPGNVRFLFQPAEEIAQGANWMVQEGAMQDVNAILGVHVFPSIPAKSLGIRYGALTAAADDLEIIIQGESGHGARPHEAIDAIWIAAQVITSLQQAISRTQNPLRPLVLTIGKIQGGRAANVIADQVHMTGTVRSLHPETYDNLPQWIEDIVSNICRTYGAKYQVHYRRGVPCVHNDPGLSKLLEEAGRAAWGSDRVQIITEPSLGAEDFSMYLEQTPGAMFRLGVGFEDRPNYPLHHPQFEADEAAILTGVVTLAYAAYLYWSS, from the coding sequence ATGCTTGCCGAAATTAAAAGCCTGGCTGAAACTTTTTTACCGCGTTTAGTAGAAATCCGTCGTCATCTCCATGCCCATCCTGAATTGAGTGGTCTGGAACATCAAACCGCCATCTATACGGCTGGAGTCTTATCTTCCTGTGGTCTGCACGTACAAGAGTCGGTGGGCAAAACTGGATTGTTGGCAGAGTTGCTTGGTAAAGGAGACGATCCGCGTCTATTAGCCATTCGCACCGATATGGACGCACTGCCGATCCAAGAAGAAACTAAGCTTGATTTTGCTTCCCGTTATCCTGGGGTGATGCACGCCTGTGGCCATGATATTCACACCACCCTGGGCTTGGGAACAGCGATGGTTTTATCCCGCTTGAATGAACCTTTACCGGGTAATGTGCGTTTTCTGTTTCAACCGGCTGAAGAAATTGCTCAGGGGGCCAATTGGATGGTTCAAGAGGGAGCCATGCAGGACGTTAATGCCATTTTAGGCGTTCATGTTTTTCCGTCTATTCCGGCCAAATCCCTGGGCATTCGTTATGGAGCCTTGACGGCGGCGGCGGATGATTTGGAGATTATTATTCAGGGGGAATCAGGTCACGGAGCTAGACCCCATGAGGCGATCGATGCCATCTGGATTGCGGCCCAAGTGATTACTTCTTTACAACAGGCCATTAGTCGTACCCAAAACCCGTTGCGTCCCCTGGTGCTGACTATCGGCAAAATTCAAGGTGGCCGGGCTGCTAATGTGATTGCTGATCAGGTGCACATGACTGGCACAGTGCGATCGCTGCATCCTGAAACCTATGACAATCTTCCCCAGTGGATTGAAGATATTGTCTCGAATATTTGCCGAACCTATGGCGCGAAATATCAGGTGCATTATCGTCGTGGTGTCCCCTGCGTTCACAATGATCCCGGTTTAAGCAAGTTGTTAGAAGAAGCTGGTCGAGCCGCCTGGGGCAGCGATCGCGTCCAAATTATTACTGAGCCATCGTTGGGAGCCGAAGACTTTTCGATGTATCTAGAACAAACCCCTGGTGCGATGTTTCGTCTCGGTGTGGGCTTTGAGGATCGACCCAATTATCCTCTGCACCATCCCCAATTTGAAGCCGATGAAGCGGCCATTCTGACGGGGGTTGTCACCCTAGCCTATGCCGCCTATCTATATTGGTCAAGTTAA
- a CDS encoding CRR6 family NdhI maturation factor has protein sequence MIAIALDVNTLQTLDLSPVTMLIDQWHSTQTILEQENQIQFQINFPREETDPRELSEIPEVRLWFVRLDSVYPWFPFLLDWKAGELARYAAMLVPHQFHRTEGIQYNPEALEIFMMQKIFTLSDWLKVQGIPSNFRLKSLAQLLGYELEESFLNQI, from the coding sequence ATGATTGCGATCGCTCTGGATGTTAACACTCTACAGACTTTAGATTTATCTCCTGTCACCATGCTTATAGACCAATGGCATTCTACCCAGACCATCCTTGAGCAAGAGAACCAGATACAGTTCCAGATCAATTTTCCCAGGGAAGAAACCGATCCCCGTGAATTATCGGAAATTCCAGAAGTTCGTCTTTGGTTTGTCCGGCTAGACTCGGTTTATCCCTGGTTTCCTTTTTTATTAGATTGGAAAGCGGGAGAACTGGCTCGCTATGCCGCCATGTTAGTTCCCCATCAATTTCATCGTACTGAAGGTATCCAATATAATCCTGAAGCTTTAGAGATTTTTATGATGCAAAAGATCTTTACCCTATCCGATTGGTTAAAAGTGCAGGGAATACCGAGTAATTTCCGTTTAAAATCCCTGGCTCAATTGTTAGGATATGAATTAGAAGAAAGTTTTTTAAATCAAATTTAA
- a CDS encoding Uma2 family endonuclease: MLQTSAIRLPVNLQVTQAQFKAIVAANRDLRLEKTAKGEILVMSPTGGNTGRRNFNLAGQLYLWNQRYQLGVAFDSSTAFCLPNGATRSPDLAWINQEKWNSLTTAEKDDFLPLCPDFVIELRSKTDSLKTLQEKMQEYLENGLKLGWLINPQNQQVEIYRCYRTVEILQQPTTLWGEEILPHFELDLTQIF; encoded by the coding sequence ATGTTACAAACTTCTGCTATTCGCTTACCCGTTAATTTACAAGTCACTCAAGCTCAATTTAAAGCGATCGTTGCGGCTAACCGAGATTTGAGGCTAGAAAAAACAGCTAAGGGAGAAATTCTAGTCATGTCACCAACGGGGGGAAACACAGGACGACGCAATTTTAATCTGGCGGGTCAACTGTATCTCTGGAATCAACGCTATCAACTCGGAGTTGCTTTTGACTCCTCGACGGCCTTCTGTTTACCTAATGGTGCAACGCGATCGCCTGATTTGGCTTGGATTAATCAAGAAAAATGGAATAGTTTAACAACGGCAGAAAAGGATGATTTTTTGCCACTTTGTCCAGATTTTGTGATTGAATTACGTTCAAAAACCGATAGTCTTAAAACATTGCAGGAAAAAATGCAGGAATATTTAGAGAACGGTTTAAAATTAGGTTGGTTAATTAATCCTCAAAATCAACAAGTTGAGATTTATCGTTGTTATCGTACTGTAGAAATATTACAACAGCCAACGACTTTATGGGGAGAAGAGATTCTGCCACATTTCGAGTTGGATTTAACCCAAATTTTCTAG
- a CDS encoding response regulator transcription factor has protein sequence MYLPILMVDDDPSICSLVKDYLESKGYAVLTAGNGVEAMRLMMFHHPHLLICDIKMPQKNGYRLLSELRQLPEFRLLPVILLTELDDSESRIQGYEVGCDVYLPKPFDLAELLAIVRNLLERSQMIHHELQFHPRDLSSSAQIQEAAQVSINAYLQSFSLTTRESEVLNLLATGLSNIAIGEALHLSPKTVEKYVSNLLRKTDTHNRVELASFALKHQLIS, from the coding sequence ATGTACTTGCCCATCTTAATGGTTGATGATGATCCCAGCATTTGTTCGCTCGTTAAAGATTATTTAGAAAGCAAAGGCTATGCTGTCCTAACGGCGGGAAATGGGGTAGAGGCGATGCGCTTAATGATGTTCCACCATCCCCATCTGCTAATTTGTGATATTAAGATGCCTCAAAAGAATGGTTATCGTCTGCTGTCTGAACTGCGACAATTACCTGAATTTCGCCTATTACCCGTTATTTTGCTGACGGAATTAGATGATTCAGAAAGTCGGATTCAAGGCTATGAAGTGGGATGTGATGTCTATTTGCCTAAGCCTTTTGATCTAGCAGAGTTATTGGCCATTGTTCGTAATTTACTAGAGCGATCGCAGATGATCCACCATGAGTTACAGTTTCATCCCCGTGATCTTTCCTCTTCTGCCCAGATTCAGGAAGCGGCCCAAGTGTCAATCAACGCTTATCTACAATCCTTCTCCCTAACAACAAGAGAGTCGGAAGTACTAAATTTACTGGCCACAGGACTATCTAATATTGCGATCGGTGAAGCCTTGCATTTGAGTCCTAAAACCGTAGAAAAGTATGTTAGTAATCTATTAAGAAAAACAGATACCCATAATCGGGTAGAATTAGCTAGTTTTGCCCTTAAACATCAGTTGATTTCGTAA
- a CDS encoding DUF3288 family protein — translation MASTDQKHPQEKRDREVIDRLLQSPPEPLNLADLARLRIRYKNFPGARATQRDLDYIMQQWQLTEEQLFAQTRQLYATGQAYKPRKTEEEQDWS, via the coding sequence ATGGCTAGTACTGACCAGAAACATCCTCAAGAAAAACGCGATCGCGAAGTCATTGATCGTTTACTTCAATCCCCACCTGAACCTTTAAATTTAGCTGATTTGGCCCGCCTACGTATTCGCTATAAGAACTTTCCAGGGGCCAGGGCTACGCAACGGGATTTAGACTACATTATGCAGCAATGGCAACTAACGGAGGAGCAACTCTTTGCACAAACTCGTCAACTTTACGCCACAGGACAGGCCTATAAACCACGCAAAACAGAGGAGGAACAGGATTGGAGTTAG
- a CDS encoding type II toxin-antitoxin system HicA family toxin → MKLPRNLNGSSLADVLCRQWDYRLVHYQGSHIILDYQGSHIILDTQTPEHQRISIPNHNPLRIGTLNSILKTISAHKKVNKQDILDSL, encoded by the coding sequence ATGAAACTTCCCAGAAATCTTAACGGCTCGTCTCTAGCAGATGTTCTTTGTCGTCAGTGGGACTATCGCCTTGTTCATTACCAAGGTAGCCATATTATTCTCGATTACCAAGGTAGCCATATTATTCTCGATACTCAAACCCCAGAACATCAGAGAATTAGTATTCCCAATCATAATCCTCTCAGAATTGGAACTTTAAATAGCATTCTAAAAACCATTTCTGCACATAAAAAAGTGAATAAGCAGGACATTCTTGATTCTCTCTAA
- a CDS encoding DUF29 domain-containing protein: protein MAPSTIILSSYEQDYLLWIEETVDQLRSKNFDRLDVENLIEEVLDLGRSQKRELKSRLGELLEHLLKRIYVTMPDCYRGWVESIIKQRKALKDLLADSPSLKPYFLEVFDSSYQYALDIVRNSYPQFCFPEQWPLEQDIDALLTFRFWE, encoded by the coding sequence ATGGCTCCAAGCACTATTATTCTATCTTCCTATGAGCAAGATTATCTTTTATGGATAGAAGAAACGGTTGACCAATTACGCAGTAAAAATTTTGATAGGCTAGATGTAGAAAATTTAATTGAGGAAGTATTAGATTTGGGACGTTCACAGAAACGGGAATTAAAAAGTCGTTTAGGAGAATTATTAGAACATCTTCTCAAGCGTATCTATGTAACGATGCCTGATTGTTATCGCGGTTGGGTGGAATCCATTATCAAACAGAGAAAAGCTCTCAAGGATTTGTTGGCTGATTCTCCTAGTTTAAAGCCCTATTTTCTGGAAGTTTTTGATTCTTCCTATCAATATGCTCTTGATATTGTTCGTAATAGCTATCCTCAATTTTGTTTTCCAGAACAATGGCCATTGGAGCAAGATATTGATGCCTTGTTAACTTTTAGGTTTTGGGAATAA
- the prfC gene encoding peptide chain release factor 3: MIAAPSELAQSVQQRRNFAIISHPDAGKTTLTEKLLLYGGAIHQAGAVKARQSQRKATSDWMEMEKQRGISITSTVLQFNYQGFQINLLDTPGHQDFSEDTYRTLAAADNSVMLIDAAKGLEPQTRKLFEVCRLRSLPIFTFVNKLDRPGREPLELLDEIEQELGLPTYAVNWPIGMGDRFQGVFDRRTQKIHLFERKEHGSKAAQESIFDIGDPELELRLETELYHQLKDELELLNEAGSSFDLEAFHAGQMTPVFFGSAMSNFGVQLFLESFLDYALEPGPRASTLGKLEPTYPEFTGFVFKLQANMDPKHRDRVAFVRVCTGKFEKDMTVTHARTGKTVRLSRPQKLFAQDRESIEEAYPGDVIGLNNPGVFAIGDTIYMGQKLEYEGIPCFSPELFAYLKNPNPSKFKQFQKGIQELREEGAIQIMYSLDEFRREPILAAVGQLQFEVVQFRMATEYGVETNLEPLGYSLARWVAGGWPSIEKAGRIFNTLTVKDNWDRPVLLFKNTWNLQQIMGDHPELKLTAIAPIGSTM; encoded by the coding sequence ATGATCGCCGCTCCTTCCGAACTTGCCCAATCCGTCCAACAACGGCGCAACTTTGCCATTATTTCCCACCCTGACGCAGGAAAAACGACGCTAACAGAAAAATTATTACTGTACGGGGGAGCCATTCACCAGGCGGGAGCCGTCAAAGCTCGTCAAAGTCAGCGCAAAGCCACTTCCGACTGGATGGAGATGGAGAAACAACGGGGGATTTCCATTACCTCGACAGTGTTGCAATTTAATTATCAAGGTTTTCAGATTAATTTGCTGGATACTCCTGGCCACCAGGACTTTAGTGAAGATACCTATCGTACCCTAGCGGCGGCGGATAATTCCGTCATGTTGATTGATGCGGCCAAGGGCCTAGAACCTCAAACCCGTAAATTATTTGAAGTGTGTCGGTTGCGATCGCTGCCCATTTTTACTTTTGTTAATAAATTAGATCGTCCTGGACGGGAGCCGTTGGAATTATTAGATGAAATCGAACAGGAATTAGGATTACCGACCTATGCAGTGAATTGGCCGATTGGCATGGGCGATCGCTTTCAAGGCGTATTTGATCGCAGAACCCAAAAAATTCACCTATTTGAACGCAAAGAACATGGCAGTAAAGCGGCCCAGGAAAGCATTTTTGACATTGGGGATCCTGAGCTAGAATTACGCTTAGAAACGGAACTTTATCATCAACTAAAAGATGAATTAGAGTTGTTAAATGAAGCCGGTAGCAGCTTTGACTTGGAAGCCTTTCATGCCGGACAAATGACTCCGGTTTTCTTCGGTAGTGCCATGAGCAATTTTGGGGTGCAACTTTTCCTTGAAAGTTTTCTCGACTATGCTTTAGAACCGGGCCCTCGCGCTTCAACTTTAGGCAAATTAGAACCCACCTATCCTGAATTTACCGGCTTTGTGTTTAAACTACAGGCCAATATGGATCCCAAACACCGCGATCGCGTCGCCTTTGTGCGCGTTTGTACAGGCAAGTTTGAAAAAGACATGACTGTGACCCATGCCCGAACTGGAAAAACGGTCAGGTTATCCCGTCCTCAAAAATTATTTGCCCAGGATCGAGAATCCATTGAAGAGGCTTATCCTGGGGATGTCATTGGTCTAAATAATCCTGGCGTATTTGCGATCGGTGACACCATTTATATGGGACAAAAATTAGAATATGAGGGCATTCCTTGTTTTTCGCCAGAATTATTTGCCTACCTGAAAAATCCCAATCCTTCTAAATTTAAACAATTCCAAAAAGGCATTCAGGAATTACGAGAAGAAGGGGCCATTCAAATTATGTATTCCCTGGATGAATTTCGTCGAGAACCGATTTTAGCGGCGGTGGGTCAATTACAATTTGAAGTGGTTCAATTTCGCATGGCTACAGAATACGGAGTTGAAACTAATTTGGAACCCTTGGGCTATAGTTTAGCCCGTTGGGTAGCCGGAGGTTGGCCCTCGATTGAAAAAGCTGGACGAATTTTTAACACTTTAACAGTAAAAGATAACTGGGATAGACCCGTTTTACTCTTTAAAAATACTTGGAATTTACAACAGATTATGGGCGATCATCCTGAGTTAAAATTAACGGCGATCGCACCTATAGGTTCAACTATGTAA
- a CDS encoding alpha/beta fold hydrolase — translation MTFLQATQTWTWQGFPITYQQWGETGPAIVCVHGFGASWGHWRKNLPVLGSQCRCYALDLIGFGGSAKPKPGAEIDYTFATWGQLVADFSREVVGCPVFLVGNSIGCVVIMQTAVDYPEQVLGIAALNCSLRLLHDRKRSQLPWYRQIGATWLQKVLNNPAIGRFFFQQIANPKTVRKILLQAYANPEAVTDELVKILIKPALDEGAAEVFLAFINYSQGPLPEDLLPLLSCPLIFLWGEQDPWESIHLGRELAHYPRVEKFIPLVGVGHCPQDEAPELVNPILLEWIAQKSST, via the coding sequence ATGACTTTTCTGCAAGCGACCCAAACCTGGACTTGGCAAGGCTTTCCGATTACCTATCAACAATGGGGTGAAACGGGGCCAGCGATCGTTTGTGTTCATGGCTTTGGAGCCTCCTGGGGTCATTGGCGCAAAAATTTACCCGTTTTAGGCTCGCAATGTCGCTGTTATGCCCTGGATTTAATTGGCTTTGGTGGCTCGGCCAAACCGAAACCAGGAGCAGAAATTGATTATACCTTTGCTACCTGGGGTCAATTAGTTGCAGATTTTAGTCGAGAGGTAGTGGGCTGTCCAGTTTTTCTGGTGGGTAATTCCATTGGTTGTGTGGTCATTATGCAAACGGCGGTGGATTATCCTGAACAGGTGTTAGGAATTGCGGCCCTGAATTGTTCTCTGCGTTTACTCCATGATCGTAAGCGATCGCAGTTGCCCTGGTATCGACAAATAGGAGCCACCTGGTTACAAAAAGTTTTAAATAATCCGGCGATCGGTCGTTTCTTTTTTCAGCAAATTGCCAACCCCAAGACAGTACGAAAAATTTTATTACAAGCTTATGCCAATCCTGAGGCTGTCACCGATGAATTAGTCAAAATATTGATCAAACCCGCTTTAGATGAAGGGGCTGCTGAGGTTTTTCTGGCTTTTATCAACTATTCTCAAGGCCCTTTACCGGAAGATTTATTACCCCTTTTGTCCTGTCCGCTCATTTTCCTTTGGGGTGAACAAGATCCCTGGGAATCTATCCATTTAGGTCGAGAATTAGCCCATTACCCAAGGGTAGAAAAATTTATTCCTTTAGTGGGAGTTGGCCATTGTCCCCAGGATGAAGCACCGGAATTAGTCAATCCTATTTTATTAGAATGGATCGCCCAAAAAAGTTCCACTTAA